The genomic DNA CCCCTTGGCCAACAGGTCGGACTTGCAGATCGCGTACGACTGCGGGTTGTACTCCTGGCCGTACAGGCTCAGCTTCGCGTCGGGGTTCTGTGCGAGTAGATGCTCCTCGGCCAAGGCGAGCATGCCGCCGGTGCCCGCGGTGGGGTCGTACAGCGTACGGACGATCCCGGCCTCGGTCAGATCGACGTCTTTCTCGGCGAACAGCAGATCCACCAGCAGCCGGATCGCGTCCCGCGGGGTGTAGTGGTCACCGGAGGTCTCGTTCGCGGCCTCGTTGAACCTGCGGATGATGTACTCGAACGCATCGCCCATGTCGGCGTTAGAAACTACGTCCGGATGCAGATCGATGGCCTTGAACGAAGTGATGATCTCGCGCAGCAGCTCTGCCTTCTCCAGAGCGAGGATCTCCTTCTTGAAGTCGAAGTACTCGAACACGTCGACATCGGGTGAGAACCTGTCGATGTAGTCGGCCAGGTTGTCCGCCAACCCGTCGGCGTCCTGGAGGAGATTGGCGAAGGAGTAGTTCGAGGTGTTGTAGAACGGCCGTCCGGTAGCCTTCTTGACCTCGACCTTGAGACGGTTCGGGTTGTCGTACTTCGCCGCCAGCTCGCGCACTGTGTCCCGGTCGGGTTCGAGGATGCAGTCGAGCCGGCGCAGGATTGTGAGCGGGAGGATCACGTTGCCGTACTGGTTGGGGCGGTAAGGACCCCGAAGTTGGTCGGCGATCGACCAGATGAAGCTACCGAGGGTGCTCACAAGGCTCCTTTACAAGGCTTACTCAACTATTGACCCGGACGTCCCGTACGAACACGTACGCGCCATCCGACCGGGTGACACACCGGTTGCCGCCGCTGCATCGCAAGAACATCATTGCGCATCGCAACGACGCCCTCGCTTACCGCCAAGTCAACAGGACGAATGGGCGCAGACGGAGGAGGGGTTAGTACCCGACGGTTGCCTCCTGGCGGCTTTCGAGTCCCAGGTCGGGTTCGAACACTGTCTCGTTGGTGTGGTCGGGTTGGCGTTCGATGTTGAGCATCTCGGTCACCGAGCGAGGATGGCCGCTCATCGCAGCACCGAGGGCGGACAACAGTTCTTGACTGAGCTGATTCACATCGACGGGCGAGAGCGCCGGGGCCACCTCATCGTCTCCGTTGACGGGACCGATCGCTGAGGTGATTCCTCGACTGGCCGACTCGAGAACGGACCCGATCTTGCTCACGTCGGACCACGTCTTCTGGGCAGGCTGGGTTACCTGTTCCAGCTGGTCGGAGACGTCCGCGTCCGACTCTGCCTCGACCGCTGTCTCTGCCCGAACTTCCCGCCCGATCTCGTCGGCGGTATCGCCGACGTCAGGGGACTTGGCGAGGTCGATCCCGGTATCCGCCCCAACTTCCTCGGTCTGGGCTCCAGGGGACTGCTCTTTGATGCTGGACGCCACGTCATTGGAGGGAGTGGGTGTCTCGTCGGCGGTGAGGTGTTTGCGAGACAGGTCGGCGAGCTTGTCGAACGGGGGCAGGCTCTTGACCGCGACGTAGCTCAGTGCCAAGGCACCGGCGGCGTCGAAGGCACGCTTGTCGGTCTCGTGGTCGGAGGCGAGGCGTTCGGTGATGCGCCGGTCGATCTCCTCGGGAGGCAGCTGCGCCTCGACGTAGCGGGTTTGTTCCTGTCGGTACTGCTGGGCACGCACCGCGTCGAGGCGGGCAGCGTTGTTTTGGGCGAGCTTCTCCCACTTGCGGGCAGCGGTGGAGTTCTCGCCGCCGAAGTGTCGAGCTGTCGCGGCGGCGGCGAGGATCTGCACGGTGGTCTGGGTGGCCGGGGAGCCGTGGAAGGCGCCGAGGATGGTCTGCATCGGCTGGGGCCGTGGTGCGTGCCGGCCCTGGCTGCGTTCGGTGTCGACTTTGCGGATGAACGCCGCTACGTCGACCACATCCTGTCGTGCCTGTGCCGGTGCGGGCCGTGGTGCTTGTGCCGTTGTGGGTTGGCGCGGTGTTCCATGGCGGCCAGCACGGGCGTCGATGTACGCGGCCGGATCCTCCGTGGCCATCTGGGGGCGGGTCCGGCGGAATCGGCGGGTGCGGTCGGTGTCAGCCATCGGCAGGTGTCCTCGCTTGTCGTCATCTCGCGGTACTCGTAGGTCGGTCTCACATCTGCGCCTCGGGGCCGGAATCTCGCTGTATCGGGTCCAGCTCGGGGTGCGGGTTCGCCGACGGCTGCGATACCTGCTCGGGTTCGCTGCGCCGACGGGCGTCAGACGGGGTTCCTTCGCGGTCGCGTCGGGTGATCTCGGCGTCGATCTGGCCGAGGATGTTCTCTTCGGTGCGCAGGCCGTCGCCCAGTCGGGTGATGCGGTCGCGGACCCGGCCGATCGCCTGGTCGTCGAGGACGCGGGCGCGGTCGTAGCGCGAGGCCGCGGCCCGGTTGAACTGTGCGGAGCGTTCGATGATCGGCCAGTCCCGCTCCAGGGGTGCGGCGTGTTCGGCCGCCGCCACCGCCGAGGTTGCTGCCGTGATCTGCTCTGCGGTGGCGGCCGGATCGGTGCGCAGCCGGTCGAGAGCAGCGCGGGAGGCTCGGACCGCCTGGATCTGCTGGTCTTGTCGCTCGACCTGGGCGATACGTTCGTCGACGGCGGTGATCGCGGAGTCGGTGCCGCTGACGCGGTCAAGCTCCTCCTGCGCCAAAGCCAGCAGCATCCGGTCCTCGGAGAGCCGTTGCAGGCTCGCCTGGCGGGCAGCGCGTAGTTCAGTGTCGCTGTAGCGGGCATACGGTGCGGCCGGCGTCACCGAACCCCGGCGCTGGGACGGTGGAGTGGTCAGCCGGGCAATCGCTGCTCCGGCCTTCTCGCGACGGGTCCCCTGTAGGTAGGCCAGTGGGTCGTGTTGGTCGTCGGGTGCATCGGCGACGACGCGGGAGATGGCGATGTCGCGCACGGTGGTGTTCCACAGCTTGATTCGCCGTGGATCGTCGCTGGGGGTGCCGACGGCGGCGAGCCACGGGAGGTTCTGTTCGATCGCGGTCGTGAGGTAGGAGTCGATGAAGGCGTGCATCTGCTGCTGGTGGGCGCGGGCATAGGTGGTGAGGATCGGGTCCATCTGGGCCGCCGCGTCCGTCAGGGCCGGCACCTTGTAGTGCGCCAGATCGTCGCGGCGGGTGCGCGGCAATGCCGGTCCGTCGGTGGGGGAGATGCGGTCCTTGAGCGCTGCGGCCAGGACACGACCGGGAGCGTTCGCGCCGTCGTCGAGGCGGCCGGCGCGGCCGTGCTCACGCATCACCTCGACGGCGTCGCACAGCAGGCTTTCGGTGTCCCAGCCGAAGGTTTCGGCCTGGGCGACGGACTTGACGATGGCTTCCCAGCCCCCGAGGTCGTGCACCCAGCCGAACTGCCGTTCGGTGAGGATTCGGCCGAGGAGCTGCTCGGTGTAGTCCTCGTACAGCGTGGACACGGCTAGTTCGTAGACCTCGGTGACCTGTGACCACGAGGCGGCCTTGCGCTGGGCCTGTTCGATCATTTGGTGGGCGGTGCGCTGTGAACCATCGCGTTCGAGGATCTTCGCCAGCAATCCGATCGCACCGGGGTGCTCGTCCTGGGCATGTTCGAAGTCCCAGTCGGGGAGCTCGTCGTGGGCGGCGTAGACGATGTTGGCGAGTTTGCCGCGAGTCAGTGCGACGTACAGCGATTGCCGATCCATGTTCGCTGCGGCGAGCACGTGGCAGTGGCCGACGGTCATGCCCTGGGAGCGGTGCACGGTCGTCGCGTACCCGAGTTGCACGTTCTCGGTGATGTAGTCGGCGGCGACGGTGACTTCACCTGAGCTGATGTTGTTGCGCAGGCGCAGCGATCCGTCGGTGCCGATCTCGGCCACGGTCCACAGATCGCCGTTCTTCACTCGACCAGATTTGTTGCCCTCGGAGTCCTTCACGACGTACTTGGAGTTGTTCTTGCGGGTGACCACCACGTCTCCGACGGCGGCTTCGAGACCGTCGGCGAGGACGACACCGGGGCCGGTGACGGTGCCGCCTGCGCGGTAGTAGGCGGCGGCCTTCTCGTTGAGTTCGCGCACCAGATCGTTGGTCGGGGCGACCATCAACGTGACATGGCCGGCCTCGACGTCGGCGACATAGGCGTCGAACACCATGTCCGCCAGCTCGTGGGCCATGCCTTCGCGGATGCGGTCATTGCGTTTGTACCAGTCGAGGGCGTCGACGTTGCCGCTGCGCAGCAGCAGGCTCGCGTCGGCTTCGCCGTCGGTGGCGAACCGGTGCACCTTCTCAAGGAACGGGGCGCCGGTCAGATCGGCGAGATCGCGCAACACGCCCCCGGCTTCGACGGAGGCGAGCTGCTGCGGATCACCCAGCAGGCGCACCACCGCACCGGCGTCGACCGCGATGCGTGTCAGGTCTGCCAGATCCCGGGCCGAGGCCATGCCCGCCTCGTCCACGAGCAGCAAGCTGCCCTTCTCGATGCCGGTCGCGATACCGGCACGGTGGCGGGTGAGCACGTCGGCGATGGTGCGGCCCTGCACCGAAATCTCTTCTCCGAGCACTTCGGCGGAACGGGCGGACGGGCCCAGGGCGACGACTGGTCCGTGCGTGGCCTCCCATGCGCGGGCGATCACCGTCGCGGCGGTGGTCTTGCCGGCGCCGGCCGCTCCGACTGCGACCGCGACGCGTTTCTTCGCGGTGAGGAAGTGTTCGATCATGGCGATCTGGTCGCCGCCGAGGCTGTGGCCGGCTTTCTTCTCGGCGCGGCGGATCTGGCGTCGGATCACGAAGTCGGAGACGGTGCGCTCATCACCGGTCTCGGCTTGTCGGCGCACGAAGTCCTCGGCGTCGAGGACTGATTGTGCGGTGTACCGCATCTCGGCGCGGTCCACGAGATGACTACGTACCAGGCCGCGTTCGATGCGTTCGGTGATGCGCTCCGGTCCGCGATGCTCCTCCGTGAAGGTCGGCAGGCAGTAGTCCCGCAGGGCGAGTTCGAGGGCGTTGTCGTACATCGCCCGTAGCTCGTCGTCGTGGGCGAAACTGAACTCGCGTAGCTGCCGATCGAGTTCCGCGGACAGGGAGAACACCGTCCAGGTGCCCACCTTGCGCGAGAGCGTATCGACCGTCTTCTCCACCACGGCGGGGACCTGATCCGGGGACAGATCGGGGCGGCGATCGCGCTCGTCCTGCACAGCATCGACCAGTTCGCCGGGATCGCCGCCAGCGAGGATCGCCTCGGCCCGCTCGCGCCATTCGGCCCGCAACTCGGACAGCGAACGCGGTGGATTCTTGGCGTTGCGGGTGTCGAGGGTGGCCTGTTGCGCGTGGGCGTACTGCACCTTCTTCGGCGGGTTCTTGCCGTACTTGGCCTTGTACTCACGCGCTAGTTCTTCTTGGCGGGCCTCGATCGCGGAGCGGCGCGAGAACTCTTCGATGAGCGTCAGCGGGATGCCATCGACCTCGTGGACCGGCAGCTTGCCGACCGGTGTATCGGGCCTCGGGACGAAGGTGACACCGAGCTGCCGGGCGACCAGATCGGCGACCCGGGTGTTGTACTTCTCTGACCCGGCGACGTTCGCCTTGTAGAGGATTGTGCCGTCGATGGTGGTCCACTTGCTCTCGGCGAAGACCCGGTTGAGCACGGCGCAGTGGGTGTGCAGGTTCGGGTCCGCGGCGCGGTTGTCGTAGTGATCGAACCGGGCCACCAGCAAACCCTCGGTCTTGATCTTGCGGGCACCGCCGGCGCCGCGGCGGGTGTAGATCACCTCGTTTTCGATCCACTCCAGCGTCTCGGACACCGCCTGCGCGTGTGCCTGCTCGACCGCTGCCTTGATCCGTTGGTCTCCGAGGCCCCACAACAGGGAGATGGACTTGGCAGGAGTGAATACCAGGTCATAGCCGGCTACCGAGGTGCGAGTCTTGCCGTACTGCTCGGTGATGAACTGCCAGATGTCGTCGTCGCTGAGCAGGGCGGCGCGCTCACCGTTGACGCGATGAAGGTGCTTACGGGCGGTGGAGAACTGGATGTCCCTCTTGGTCTGAGTGTCGGGGTAGTCGCCGTGTTGCGCCTTGTAGGCACTGCACAATTCCTCAACGTCGTTGACGTATTCCTGACTCTTCTGGAACCACGAGAATGCACGACCCAGAGCAGTCCGCCGCGACCACTCCAACCGCTCCCCGAGCGGGGCGTCCGCGTTCGGCCGCGTGTCGAATGCATCAGGCGTGCGGGCGGCACCGAACACCGACCGCATCGCCGATTCGGTGACTTCGGTGCCGATCTCGACGCCGACCTTCTCAGCCAACTTGCCGCACCAGATGCCGGGTGGGGTTCCCTTCGCGAGGTAGTACTCGACCGCATCAGGCTTGCGGGACTCGGTGGCGTCGCCCTTGGCAACATGCTTGGTCAGATAGACATAGCCGTCCCCAGCATTGAGCTTGTGGACGGTCATCACGGCGCCGATTATGCCATGTCGCACCTTTAGTGCATGAGGTGTGTAAAGACTTTTCTGGCGAACGGAGTTCGGTGCAGGGTCGGACAGGACCTCGATGGTCCTGTCCGAGCAGCGGAGCTGCGTGTGTTAGGCGCGTGAGCGCCACGGTTTGTCGGTGTGGTGATCGGATCCGGACGTCGATGGAGCGTCCTCGATTCCGGTCGTCGGCCTCCCCGCGGTCGGCGCGAGCCGCTACACTTCCGGCCTATGGCCTCGACTTCCCAATCGGCGTCTCGCCGCTCACTTCGTCCGCACACGACACCGAACGTTCGGGAAAACGCCCGCCGTCAACGGGAGCGACTGCTCGCTCGTCAGGCAGAGCTCGAAACGTTGGCCGGCCCCATCCACGAAGCGACGGACAAGCTGTCCAAGCTCGAAGCAACGGTCGCCTCGCGGGCACAGGCTCCACTGAAAAAGATCGAGCGACTCGAGCAGACCCGCGATCGTCGCATCAAGAAGATCCAAGAGCAGTACGCGGCCAAGATCGCCGAAATCCAGCGGGCGATGGAAGCCGGCACGGAGACGTTGACTCCGCAGGAGCGCGAGCAGGAATCATCGCTGCTGCGCGAGTACGCGGAAGCAATCGTGACGTTCAGCCGCAGCGCCTCGGCCTCAGAGCTGGCACCGCTGCTCGGCGTGAGCACCCGCGAAGCGAAGACGCTCATCATGCAAGCCAAGGCAGATCTCGGTGTCGCCGGTGCCGCCGAGTCGGCTGCACCGTCGTCCGACGACAAGCAGGACGACCAGCAGACGGTGCCTGCGGCGTCGTGATGCTGCGGTCATGAGTGACGATGTGGAGCCCGCGCTCGACATCGGGTTCCCGGATCTCGACGTCGAGATCGTCACTGAGGAGTCGGAGGAGCGGCCGCGGGTCCGGGTCGTGGACAACTCGCTGCGACCGTCGAAGACGAACATCGCGGCGTTCTGGTCGAAGGTCGTCAAGTCCCCGACGTGTTGGTACTGGGTCGGCGCGATCAGTGCGCCCGATGGGTACGGGCGGTTCAACTTCCAGCGCGAGAACCGGCAACGCACGATGCTTGCGCATCGTTTCTCGGTGGAGCTGGTGCACGGGCCTCTGACACCGGATGTGGTGTGCGAGCACAAGTGCAACGAGCCACTGTGCGTGCGCGTCGGGACGGGACACCTCGTGGAGTCCACACACAGCGAGAACGTGCGCTACGCGATCGCTCTCGGCCGGCTATCCGGTCACTCACTCCTCGACGGACAGGGACGCTCACGCTATGAGCGGTACGCCGCCGTTGACGTCTCCGCTCGTCGTGTCAGCGCAGTCGGTTACGGTTCGCCCGACCCGCGAAAGGATCGATAGATGACCACACCGCCGCTGCTGACCTTGCACACCGAGCACTTCGATCGCCTGACCCCGCATCCCGGTATTTCGACTGGACACTGGCTGGTGCAGGACGCTATTGAAGCTGAGGTCATCACCTGGGACCACGCCGTCTGGGGCGAGCTGATCTTCACCGTGGGGATAGAGGACTACGAGTTCGTTGTCGGTTACAGCGTCACCGGCGAGGTGTATCTCTCGTGGGCCGCGAAAGTGGACATCCCCCATCCGGGGAATCCGTCACTGGATCCCCTCGAGGACAACGACCGCTACCCGCCGTTGCCCGATCCGTTGCAGCAGCCGGCCGAGTTCCTGCGTCTGGTCGTCGATGAACTCAACGCGCTGCATGAGGCCAGCACTCGCATGGTCGCGGTGTGGCCGGGCAACACCGGCGTCCCGGTGCTGCCCCACCACCACACACCGAGGCCCGGATTCCTGGGTCGGGTGCGGGGTAGCCGAGAGATAACCATGGTGGAACGGTCACACATCGAAAAGCAGTTGTACGACGCGATCAAGCACGGCATCCGCCCGAACGAGAGCGAGCTCGAAGCGATCGTGGGCGGCGAGAGTGTTCCCCGGTCGCCGTCGCCGGCGGTCGATTTCGTGTTCCCCGACGATGCGGAGCGCGACGAGTTCTGACGGCGTGCGCGTGGTTATGCTGTGCTCGGTAGGACGTGCGCAAGCGTCGGTCAGGCTCGATGCCTGATCGACGCTCCTGCGCAACGGACGAGGCCCCCGGAACTACCGATTCCGGGGGCCTCGCCCGTGTTGTGGTGTCAGATCCAGTCGCCACTGGGCGCGGGAAGCTCGACACGGAACTTCTCACGGGCGATACCGACCCCGGTGCCTGCGAGCTTGCGAATCAACGTCGGGTGCAGCCCCGCGGTGAGTGCTTCCTCGAGCAGTCCGAGCATCCGGGTGTCGCACAGCGGATGCTGGCTCACTTCCTCTCGCGCGGCGGTGAACGCGCTTCCGGCGGCCGGTCCCTGGAAGTTCACGTAGGCGAAGAACCCGGCGACGGTCAACGCGGCCACACGCTCACGGGTGCGCAGCTTGCTGGCAATCGCTTCCATCGTTTCGGAGGCAACGTTCGGGTCGATCACCGCCAGTCCCAAGATGGCGTCACGGGCGTGGATGTCGGTGGTGAGCAGCAACCCGACTCGTGCGGCGAGCGCGGCATCGGGGTCGGTGCGGGTGCTCACCAGCTCGGCCAGCTCGCGGATGATGCTGCTCGCGAACTCCTCTCCCATCGTCTTTTTCGCGGCGCGGGCGCGTTGACGATCGGTGACGGTCACCGAGTCCTTGCGGCGGTAGCGGGCGGTGAGCTCGGAGCGGTCGCGGGCGATGGTGCGGCCGTTGAGGACGGTCGCGGCGCCCACCTCGGTGGTGGCGGGGTCGGGGACCGTGCCGGTCTCGAACAGCCCGCGCATGTCGGTCCAGGTCTCGCCGCCGCGGATGCTCGGGGTGTAGAAGCTGCCCCACACATCGGCTCCGGCACCGAGCAGCATCGCGATCACGCGCTCGGATTCGTCGAGCACCTGATGGAAGGTGCGGTTGTCGGCGATCACGATGACGTACACACCCTCGGTGTCATTGGAGCGGCTGATCGCGGCGGTGACGAGCAGATGGTCCATCTCGCCGAAGTCCATCCGGGCGATGTGGGACAACCGGTTGCCCGCGAGGAAGACCAGCACGACCGACTGCGACGGCACGAAGCCCAGCATGGCCGGGATGGCAGCGATCATCTCGCCGGTGTTGTCAATCTTGATGGGCTCGGTCATGAGCCGCCTCCTCAGTGTCGGGGCGGACCTGCTCGGCCCGCCTGTTCTTGGTGCCCTTCTGGCAAGGAGATGACGACCTGCACAGGGCCGCGGGAGTGCAACCCCCGGACGGAAAAATCTTTCGAGGAGCGAAGCGGGGGAAAGAATTTTCCGGGCCACCAGGCCGCGCAGCGCCGGGGGTTGTGCGAAGCGGACCGCAGGTCAAAATCGGATGGTCAGAAGGGCACCTTTTCGGTGTTGTTGTGCAGGGCGGCGCGTCAGCGACGCTCGTTCCGGTGGACACCGAAGGTGGCCCGTGTCCGGCATCGAGGTGCCGGACACGGGCCACGGGATGGGGAGTGATGGGGGTGTACAGAGATGCTGATCGGTCGTGCGGGATTCGGTACCTGTCTGGTCTTGGCGGTGCTCGACGCACTGTTGGCGGCGTGGTTTCTTGCGGCCGGCTCACCCGGCCCAGGTCTCGGTTCGCGGCGATCGCATCACTGTTCGTCCTGGCCGCGGCTCTGCGGCGTCCACGAGCGGCACGCACGTCCTCGTTCGCGGACTCGGATCGGCCGGCCTCTGAATCCGGTGCTGCCGCGCCACCGCTGCGCGCTGGCTTGCCCTCGAATGGCGGCCGGGGCCGGGGATGGGATCGGAGCCCGCTCGGTGGCCCATGGAGGCAGCGCGGCGGAGGTGGGCCAACAACACCGAAGTCCACCCGTCGTGATCATGGTCGGTGGTGTCCGGCGGGTGCGCTACAGTCCTGTCCAGCGAGTCCGGGGGCCGCTACTGCCCAACACTCGGTCCGAGGATCCCTCGCGGGGCCTCGGCCCGAACTCGGTAACCTGGGGGATCACCGGGTTCGAGCAGTCGCGGCCCCTTCGACGCCGTGACTCTAGCTGCGGACGGCGTAGGTGTGAGCGTCGGCGACGGTGTAGCCCTTGTCGGTGTAGATCCGGTCGTCGCGGGCTCCGAAGCGTTTGAGGGCCGTGCGTTGGGCTCGCAGATCTTGGCCC from Rhodococcus pyridinivorans includes the following:
- the mobF gene encoding MobF family relaxase, with protein sequence MTVHKLNAGDGYVYLTKHVAKGDATESRKPDAVEYYLAKGTPPGIWCGKLAEKVGVEIGTEVTESAMRSVFGAARTPDAFDTRPNADAPLGERLEWSRRTALGRAFSWFQKSQEYVNDVEELCSAYKAQHGDYPDTQTKRDIQFSTARKHLHRVNGERAALLSDDDIWQFITEQYGKTRTSVAGYDLVFTPAKSISLLWGLGDQRIKAAVEQAHAQAVSETLEWIENEVIYTRRGAGGARKIKTEGLLVARFDHYDNRAADPNLHTHCAVLNRVFAESKWTTIDGTILYKANVAGSEKYNTRVADLVARQLGVTFVPRPDTPVGKLPVHEVDGIPLTLIEEFSRRSAIEARQEELAREYKAKYGKNPPKKVQYAHAQQATLDTRNAKNPPRSLSELRAEWRERAEAILAGGDPGELVDAVQDERDRRPDLSPDQVPAVVEKTVDTLSRKVGTWTVFSLSAELDRQLREFSFAHDDELRAMYDNALELALRDYCLPTFTEEHRGPERITERIERGLVRSHLVDRAEMRYTAQSVLDAEDFVRRQAETGDERTVSDFVIRRQIRRAEKKAGHSLGGDQIAMIEHFLTAKKRVAVAVGAAGAGKTTAATVIARAWEATHGPVVALGPSARSAEVLGEEISVQGRTIADVLTRHRAGIATGIEKGSLLLVDEAGMASARDLADLTRIAVDAGAVVRLLGDPQQLASVEAGGVLRDLADLTGAPFLEKVHRFATDGEADASLLLRSGNVDALDWYKRNDRIREGMAHELADMVFDAYVADVEAGHVTLMVAPTNDLVRELNEKAAAYYRAGGTVTGPGVVLADGLEAAVGDVVVTRKNNSKYVVKDSEGNKSGRVKNGDLWTVAEIGTDGSLRLRNNISSGEVTVAADYITENVQLGYATTVHRSQGMTVGHCHVLAAANMDRQSLYVALTRGKLANIVYAAHDELPDWDFEHAQDEHPGAIGLLAKILERDGSQRTAHQMIEQAQRKAASWSQVTEVYELAVSTLYEDYTEQLLGRILTERQFGWVHDLGGWEAIVKSVAQAETFGWDTESLLCDAVEVMREHGRAGRLDDGANAPGRVLAAALKDRISPTDGPALPRTRRDDLAHYKVPALTDAAAQMDPILTTYARAHQQQMHAFIDSYLTTAIEQNLPWLAAVGTPSDDPRRIKLWNTTVRDIAISRVVADAPDDQHDPLAYLQGTRREKAGAAIARLTTPPSQRRGSVTPAAPYARYSDTELRAARQASLQRLSEDRMLLALAQEELDRVSGTDSAITAVDERIAQVERQDQQIQAVRASRAALDRLRTDPAATAEQITAATSAVAAAEHAAPLERDWPIIERSAQFNRAAASRYDRARVLDDQAIGRVRDRITRLGDGLRTEENILGQIDAEITRRDREGTPSDARRRSEPEQVSQPSANPHPELDPIQRDSGPEAQM
- a CDS encoding HNH endonuclease, producing MSDDVEPALDIGFPDLDVEIVTEESEERPRVRVVDNSLRPSKTNIAAFWSKVVKSPTCWYWVGAISAPDGYGRFNFQRENRQRTMLAHRFSVELVHGPLTPDVVCEHKCNEPLCVRVGTGHLVESTHSENVRYAIALGRLSGHSLLDGQGRSRYERYAAVDVSARRVSAVGYGSPDPRKDR
- a CDS encoding recombinase family protein translates to MLIGYARCSTAGQDLRAQRTALKRFGARDDRIYTDKGYTVADAHTYAVRS
- a CDS encoding DUF4192 domain-containing protein, producing MTEPIKIDNTGEMIAAIPAMLGFVPSQSVVLVFLAGNRLSHIARMDFGEMDHLLVTAAISRSNDTEGVYVIVIADNRTFHQVLDESERVIAMLLGAGADVWGSFYTPSIRGGETWTDMRGLFETGTVPDPATTEVGAATVLNGRTIARDRSELTARYRRKDSVTVTDRQRARAAKKTMGEEFASSIIRELAELVSTRTDPDAALAARVGLLLTTDIHARDAILGLAVIDPNVASETMEAIASKLRTRERVAALTVAGFFAYVNFQGPAAGSAFTAAREEVSQHPLCDTRMLGLLEEALTAGLHPTLIRKLAGTGVGIAREKFRVELPAPSGDWI